In Oryza sativa Japonica Group chromosome 2, ASM3414082v1, the following are encoded in one genomic region:
- the LOC4329954 gene encoding cytochrome P450 734A4-like, with protein sequence MQARLMAFASEAFRKVLIPGYRFLPTKNRMSWGMDREIKRGLVRLIGRRSGGDSGEEDETTTELKDKQDNGFNTRAIVLLAVHPDWQDRTRGSLQGGAVGGFRPLGRHSRCRCGVPARVPPRRGLRSGNAAAIPARVTPRRLRSEGGALARV encoded by the exons ATGCAGGCCCGCCTCATGGCGTTCGCCTCCGAGGCCTTCCGCAAGGTGCTCATCCCGGGATATAG GTTCCTGCCAACCAAGAACAGGATGTCATGGGGCATGGACAGGGAGATCAAGCGCGGCCTGGTCCGGCTCATCGGCCGACGCagtggcggcgacagcggcgaggaAGACGAGACCACCACTGAGCTCAAAGACAAGCAGGACAACGGCTTCAACACCCGGGCCATTGTGCTGCTCGCCGTGCACCCAGACTGGCAGGACCGCACCCGTGGCTCTCTCCAAGGCGGAGCAGTGGGGGGTTTCCGTCCGCTCGGGCGACACAGCAGGTGTCGCTGCGGCGTCCCTGCACgcgttcctcctcgccgcggcctCCGCTCGGGCAACGCGGCGGCCATCCCCGCACGCGTTACTCCTCGTCGCCTTCGCAGCGAAGGTGGCGCTTTGGCTAGAGTGTGA
- the LOC107280013 gene encoding inorganic phosphate transporter 1-1-like — MSEYANKRTRGAFIAAVFAMQGSGILFDAIVALAVSAGFPHAYPVSSYSDNHAASLIPQADYVWRIIVMFGTVPAALTYYWRMKMPETAWYTALIARNTKQAVADMSKVLHTQIEESVGHAETVRRWSSAARPEASSRASSCAATASTSSPPPARDSSSTSPPRHAAAAAGDAAAAAGDTRGSSEDTRDDCGDTRGGSGDTRDG; from the coding sequence ATGTCGGAGTACGCGAACAAGAGGACGCGCGGGGCCTTCATCGCCGCCGTGTTCGCCATGCAAGGGTCCGGGATCCTCTTCGACGCCATCGTCGCGCTCGCGGTGTCGGCGGGGTTTCCGCACGCGTACCCGGTGTCGTCCTACTCCGACAACCACGCCGCGTCCCTCATCCCGCAGGCCGACTACGTGTGGCGCATCATCGTCATGTTTGGCACCGTCCCGGCGGCGCTCACCTACTACTGGCGGATGAAGATGCCCGAGACGGCGTGGTACACGGCGCTCATCGCCCGCAACACGAAGCAGGCGGTGGCCGACATGTCCAAGGTGCTGCACACCCAGATCGAGGAGAGCGTGGGCCACGCCGAGACGGTGAGACggtggtcgtcggcggcgagaccTGAGGCCTCTTCTCGCGCCAGTTCCtgcgccgccacggcctccacctcctcgccaCCACCAGCACGTGATTCCTCCTCGACATCGCCTCCTCGacacgcagcggcggcggcgggtgacgcggcggcggctgcgggggaCACGCGCGGCAGCTCGGAGGACACGCGCGACGACTGCGGGGacacgcgcggcggctcgggggaCACGCGCGACGGCTAA
- the LOC4329952 gene encoding uncharacterized LOC4329952 gives MACSPRVFLSASATPPPPSAAASSSSPFLSTGHVSSAPSTSRWTVQYKQPGHTFYRRTHVQSFLAFASTDASEGKRSSGDNVVMVDPLEAKRLAAQQMQQIQAREKLKRRRRAEAINGALAMIGLTVGLVLEGQTGKGILAQLAGYLTALSSLFGQ, from the exons ATGGCGTGCTCTCCGCGTGTGTTCCTCTCGGCGTCggctactcctcctcctccatctgctgctgcttcctCTTCGTCTCCGTTCCTCTCCACGGGGCATGTGTCCTCGGCTCCGTCCACGTCCAG ATGGACTGTCCAATACAAGCAGCCAGGACATACATTCTATCGAAGGACCCATGTGCAAAGCTTCTTGGCTTTTGCTAGCACAGAT GCATCAGAAGGCAAAAGAAGTTCAGGTGATAATGTGGTAATGGTTGATCCACTGGAAGCTAAGCGCTTAGCAGCTcaacaaatgcaacaaattcAGGCCAGAGAAAAGCTGAAG AGACGTCGTCGAGCAGAAGCTATTAATGGTGCATTGGCAATGATAGGACTGACTGTAGGATTGGTACTGGAAGGTCAGACAGGAAAGGGTATCTTGGCACAG CTGGCTGGATATCTCACGGCTTTGTCTAGTTTATTCGGGCAATAG
- the LOC4329951 gene encoding serine/arginine-rich splicing factor RSZ23 isoform 2 (isoform 2 is encoded by transcript variant 2) — translation MARVYVGNLDPRVTAREIEDEFRVFGVLRSVWVARKPPGFAFIDFDDRRDAEDAIRDLDGKNGWRVELSTKAGSGRGRDRSGGSDMKCYECGEPGHFARECRLRIGSGGLGSGRRRSRSRSRSPRYRGRSRSRSPRYRRSPSYGRSPRDRSPKRRSYSRSPPPARARSYSRSPPPPRERSYSRSPAQPANREESPYANNA, via the exons ATGGCTCGCGTGTACGTGGGGAACCTGGATCCGCGCGTGACGGCGCGGGAGATCGAGGACGAGTTCCGCGTGTTTGGGGTTCTGAGGAG TGTATGGGTTGCTAGAAAACCACCAGGTTTTGCCTTTATTGACTTTGATGACCGCAGGGATGCAGAAGATGCAATTCGTGATTTAGATG GCAAGAATGGATGGAGGGTTGAGCTGTCAACCAAAGCTGGTAGTGGTCGTGGCCGAGATCGTTCCGGTGGTTCTGACATGAAGTGCTATGAATGTGGCGAACCTGGTCATTTTGCACGTGAATGCCGCTTACGGATTGGTTCTGGAGGCCTTGGCAGTGGAAgacgccgcagccgcagccgtagCCGGAGTCCAAGGTACCGCGGTCGTAGTCGCAGCCGCAGCCCAAGATACCGGAGGAGCCCAAGCTATGGTAGAAG CCCACGGGATCGTTCTCCAAAGAGGCGCAGCTACAGCAGGTCGCCACCACCAGCTCGTGCACGAAGCTACAGCCgatcacctccacctcctcgtgAGCGAAGCTACAGCAGATCACCAGCACAGCCAGCCAACCGCGAGGAGTCCCCCTACGCAAATAACGCGTAA
- the LOC4329952 gene encoding uncharacterized isoform X1 has product MKKEERKTRGGRRRLLESIERGEEREAVVGSKNGVLSACVPLGVGYSSSSICCCFLFVSVPLHGACVLGSVHVQASEGKRSSGDNVVMVDPLEAKRLAAQQMQQIQAREKLKRRRRAEAINGALAMIGLTVGLVLEGQTGKGILAQLAGYLTALSSLFGQ; this is encoded by the exons atgaagaaagaggagagaaaaactAGAGGTGGAAGACGACGGCTTCTCGAGTCCATAgaaagaggggaggagagagaggcggtggTGGGAAGCAAGAATGGCGTGCTCTCCGCGTGTGTTCCTCTCGGCGTCggctactcctcctcctccatctgctgctgcttcctCTTCGTCTCCGTTCCTCTCCACGGGGCATGTGTCCTCGGCTCCGTCCACGTCCAG GCATCAGAAGGCAAAAGAAGTTCAGGTGATAATGTGGTAATGGTTGATCCACTGGAAGCTAAGCGCTTAGCAGCTcaacaaatgcaacaaattcAGGCCAGAGAAAAGCTGAAG AGACGTCGTCGAGCAGAAGCTATTAATGGTGCATTGGCAATGATAGGACTGACTGTAGGATTGGTACTGGAAGGTCAGACAGGAAAGGGTATCTTGGCACAG CTGGCTGGATATCTCACGGCTTTGTCTAGTTTATTCGGGCAATAG
- the LOC4329953 gene encoding protein TAB2 homolog, chloroplastic yields MTTATAIVAGHGLALRRSLHLSKPSCATFSARALPPAAHCCRTVVAAAAPSSRTCRCRSVSSESSTAAAADTADDEEEVTKSDSEEEEMDPLAEVCYLDPEADAEGIREWELDFCSRPILDARGKKVWELVVCDATLSLQFTRFFPNTSINSVTLRDALASVATSLGVPLPDRARFFRSQMQTIISRACNELGVKAVPSRRCVSLLLWLEERYETVYSRHPGFQSGTKPLLTLDNPFPTSLPENLFGDKWAFVQLPFSAVREEVESLERRYAFGAGLDLDLLGFELDENTLIPGVAVESSRAKPLAAWMNGLEICSMEVDTGRANLILSAGVSTRYVYAGYQKSAATTQEAEAWEAAKKACGGLHFLAIQENLNSDGCVGFWLLLDLPPPPV; encoded by the exons ATGAcgaccgccaccgccatcgtcgccggccaCGGCCTCGCGCTGCGCCGGAGCCTGCACCTCTCCAAGCCCAGCTGCGCCACCTTCTCCGCGCGCGCGCTTCCGCCCGCCGCCCATTGCTGccgcaccgtcgtcgccgcggccgcgccgtcgtcgcggaCATGCCGGTGCCGGTCCGTCTCCTCCGagagctccaccgccgccgcggccgacaccgccgacgacgaggaggaggtgaccAAGAGCgactcggaggaggaggagatggaccCGCTGGCGGAGGTGTGCTACCTGGACCCGGAGGCGGACGCGGAGGGGATCCGGGAGTGGGAGCTGGACTTCTGCTCGCGCCCAATCCTGGACGCGCGCGGGAAGAAGGTGTGGGAGCTGGTGGTGTGCGACGCGACGCTGTCCCTCCAGTTCACCCGCTTCTTCCCCAACACCTCCATCAACAGCGTCACCCTCCGCGACGCGCTCGCCTCcgtcgccacctccctcggcgtGCCCCTCCCCGACCGCGCCCGCTTCTTCCGCTCCCAGATGCAGACCATCATCTCCCGCGCCTGCAACGAGCTCGGCGTCAAGGCCGTCCCCAGCCGCCGCtgcgtctccctcctcctctggcTGGAGGAGCGCTACGAGACGGTGTACAGCCGCCACCCGGGCTTCCAGTCCGGCACCAAGCCGCTGCTCACCCTCGACAACCCCTTCCCCACCAGCTTGCCGGAGAATCTCTTCGGCGACAAGTGGGCGTTCGTGCAGCTCCCCTTCTCCG CTgtgagggaggaggtggagtcGCTGGAGAGGAGGTATGCGTTTGGGGCGGGGCTCGACTTGGACCTCCTGGGGTTCGAGCTCGATGAGAACACCTTGATACCTGGGGTTGCCGTGGAATCTTCGCGAGCCAAGCCTCTAGCTG CTTGGATGAACGGTCTAGAGATCTGCTCAATGGAGGTTGACACGGGCAGGGCGAACCTGATCCTATCGGCGGGGGTCTCGACCAGGTACGTCTACGCCGGGTACCAGAAGAGCGCCGCGACGACGCAGGAAGCCGAGGCCTGGGAGGCGGCGAAGAAGGCCTGTGGCGGCCTGCACTTCCTGGCCATCCAGGAGAACCTCAACTCCGACGGGTGCGTTGGTTTCTGGCTCCTGCTGGACCTTCCCCCGCCGCCTGTATGA
- the LOC4329951 gene encoding serine/arginine-rich splicing factor RSZ23 isoform 1 (isoform 1 is encoded by transcript variant 1), giving the protein MARVYVGNLDPRVTAREIEDEFRVFGVLRSVWVARKPPGFAFIDFDDRRDAEDAIRDLDGKNGWRVELSTKAGSGRGRDRSGGSDMKCYECGEPGHFARECRLRIGSGGLGSGRRRSRSRSRSPRYRGRSRSRSPRYRRSPSYGRRSYSPRDRSPKRRSYSRSPPPARARSYSRSPPPPRERSYSRSPAQPANREESPYANNA; this is encoded by the exons ATGGCTCGCGTGTACGTGGGGAACCTGGATCCGCGCGTGACGGCGCGGGAGATCGAGGACGAGTTCCGCGTGTTTGGGGTTCTGAGGAG TGTATGGGTTGCTAGAAAACCACCAGGTTTTGCCTTTATTGACTTTGATGACCGCAGGGATGCAGAAGATGCAATTCGTGATTTAGATG GCAAGAATGGATGGAGGGTTGAGCTGTCAACCAAAGCTGGTAGTGGTCGTGGCCGAGATCGTTCCGGTGGTTCTGACATGAAGTGCTATGAATGTGGCGAACCTGGTCATTTTGCACGTGAATGCCGCTTACGGATTGGTTCTGGAGGCCTTGGCAGTGGAAgacgccgcagccgcagccgtagCCGGAGTCCAAGGTACCGCGGTCGTAGTCGCAGCCGCAGCCCAAGATACCGGAGGAGCCCAAGCTATGGTAGAAG GAGTTACAGCCCACGGGATCGTTCTCCAAAGAGGCGCAGCTACAGCAGGTCGCCACCACCAGCTCGTGCACGAAGCTACAGCCgatcacctccacctcctcgtgAGCGAAGCTACAGCAGATCACCAGCACAGCCAGCCAACCGCGAGGAGTCCCCCTACGCAAATAACGCGTAA